One Meriones unguiculatus strain TT.TT164.6M chromosome 5, Bangor_MerUng_6.1, whole genome shotgun sequence DNA segment encodes these proteins:
- the Rhno1 gene encoding RAD9, HUS1, RAD1-interacting nuclear orphan protein 1, producing the protein MPPKKRSRRQTPKAPLLFHQQPLEGPKHHYDSFQQPVTHTVQVPSKPIDQDTATSWVLPQFDTAAENRFPAHRKHHRNRARHQTRRSSCKFPCLTFESPQASCSETLLLSLNREEPCHSEKDIPRMPLVPLFSPQSCGELSVNALQSLPHVFTAPDIQTPGSSVREDPVSPDQKENSLPSCILGPRTPNSPEPGPVLVRDTPEEKYGVKVTWRRRRHLFAYLKERGKLDKSQFLVKI; encoded by the exons ATGCCTCCCAAAAAGAGAAGCCGCAGACAGACACCGAAAGCCCCGCTGCTCTTCCACCAGCAGCCACTGGAGGGCCCCAAACACCATTATGACTCTTTCCAGCAGCCAGTCACCCACACTGTGCAGGTGCCCAGCAAGCCCATTGATCAGGACACAGCCACTTCCTGG GTATTGCCTCAGTTTGACACAGCCGCAGAAAACCGCTTTCCAGCGCACCGGAAGCATCACCGGAACCGGGCAAGACACCAAACTCGAAGATCTTCCTGCAAATTTCCATGTCTAACCTTTGAGAGTCCACAGGCTTCCTGTTCAGAGACACTATTGCTATCCTTGAACAGAGAAGAGCCCTGTCACTCAGAAAAGGACATTCCCAGAATGCCTTTGGTGCCCCTGTTCAGTCCCCAGAGCTGTGGGGAACTGTCAGTGAATGCACTTCAAAGCTTACCTCATGTGTTTACAGCCCCTGATATCCAGACCCCGGGGTCATCTGTGAGAGAAGATCCCGTTTCCCCAGACCAGAAGGAAAACAGTCTTCCAAGCTGCATCCTTGGCCCTAGAACTCCCAACAGCCCAGAGCCAGGGCCCGTGCTGGTCAGGGACACCCCTGAGGAGAAGTATGGGGTAAAGGTCACTTGGAGACGCAGAAGACACCTGTTTGCCTATCTTAAGGAGAGAGGGAAGCTGGACAAAAGCCAGTTCCTTGTGAAGATCTGA
- the Foxm1 gene encoding forkhead box protein M1 isoform X2, with amino-acid sequence MMRTSPRRPLILKRRRLPLPTQNAPGEASEEEAKRPPAQQEPAQAQASQEAAESSSCKFPAGIKIINHPTMPNTQVVAIPNNADIQSIITALTAKGKESGSSGPNKFILISSGGTSSHPPGPQPQAQTSSDSKRTEVITETLGPKPAAKGVSVLKPPGTLPRQRQESCAGSEAAGCTLDSSLTNIQWLGKMSSDGLGPCSIKQEMEDKENCHLEQNQVEESSGTNTSWQDSVSERPPYSYMAMIQFAINSTEGKRMTLKDIYTWIEDHFPYFKHIAKPGWKNSIRHNLSLHDMFVRETSANGKVSFWTIHPSANRYLTLDQVFKPLEPGSPQSPEHLESQQKRPNPELRRNVTIKTELPMGARRKMKPLLPRVSSYLVPIQFPVNQSLVLQPSVKVPLPLAASLMSSELARHSKRVRIAPKVLLASEGIAPLPAAEPVKEEKPLLGEGLLPLLPIQSIKEEEIQPGEERPIKVESPPLEEWPSPCASLKEELSNSWEDSSCSPTPKPKKSYCGLKSPTRCVSEMLVTKRREKREVSRSRRKQHLRPPCLDEPELLFSEDPSTLRPAMEPLLLAESSEPTPQLSCPPEEGGPFKTPIKETLPVSSTPSKSVLSRDPESWRLTPPAKVGGLDFSPVRTPQGAFGPLPDSLGLMELNTTPLKSVPLFDSPRELLNSEPFDLASDPFSSSPPPHLEVPKPGSPEPQAPSLSANRSLTEGLVLDTMNDSLSKILLDISFPGLEDDPLGPDNINWSQFIPELR; translated from the exons ATGATGAGAACCAGCCCCCGTCGGCCACTGATTCTCAAAAGACGGAGGCTGCCCCTTCCTACTCAAAATGCCCCGGGGGAAGCATCAGAGGAAGAAGCAAAGAGACCCCCTGCCCAGCAGGAGCCTGCTCAAGCACAGGCCTCCCAGGAGGCGGCGGAGTCCAGCTCTTGCAAGTTTCCAGCTGGAATCAAGATTATCAACCACCCCACCATGCCCAACACACAGGTGGTGGCCATCCCCAACAATGCTGATATCCAGAGCATCATCACAGCACTAACTGCCAAAGGGAAAGAGAGTGGCAGCAGCGGACCCAACAAGTTCATCCTCATTAGCTCTGGGGGGACCTCATCTCACCCTCCTGGTCCTCAGCCTCAAGCCCAAACCAGCAGTGATTCCAAGAGGACAGAGGTGATCACTGAGACTCTGGGACCAAAGCCAGcagctaagggtgtgtctgttcTCAAGCCGCCTGGAACCCTTCCAAGACAAAGGCAGGAAAGCTGTG CTGGCAGTGAAGCAGCAGGCTGCACGCTGGACAGCAGCTTAACCAATATTCAGTGGCTTGGCAAGATGAGTTCTGACGGGCTGGGCCCCTGCAGCATTAAGCAGGAGATGGAAGACAAGGAGAACTGTCACCTGGAGCAGAATCAG GTTGAAGAGTCCTCAGGAACTAACACATCTTGGCAAGACTCTGTGTCTGAAAGGCCACCCTACTCTTACATGGCCATGATACAGTTCGCCATCAACAGCACTGAGGGAAAGCGGATGACCTTGAAGGATATCTACACTTGGATTGAGGACCACTTCCCCTATTTTAAGCACATTGCCAAGCCAGGCTGGAAG AATTCCATTCGTCACAATCTTTCCCTCCACGACATGTTTGTACGGGAGACATCTGCCAATGGCAAGGTCTCTTTCTGGACCATTCACCCAAGTGCCAATCGCTACTTGACGTTGGACCAGGTGTTTAAG CCACTGGAACCAGGGTCTCCACAATCGCCCGAGCACTTGGAATCA CAGCAGAAACGACCCAATCCTGAGCTCCGTAGAAATGTGACCATCAAAACCGAACTCCCGATGGGCGCCC GTCGAAAGATGAAGCCGCTGCTCCCGAGGGTCAGCTCATACCTGGTGCCCATCCAGTTCCCAGTGAACCAGTCCCTGGTGCTGCAGCCCTCGGTGAAAGTGCCGTTGCCTCTGGCGGCTTCACTTATGAGCTCAGAACTTGCCCGTCACAGCAAGCGAGTCCGCATCGCACCCAAGGTGCTGCTAGCCAGCGAAGGGATAGCCCCACTTCCTGCTGCAGAACCCGTGAAGGAGGAGAAACCCCTGCTCGGCGAAgggctgctgcctctgcttccaattCAGTCTATTAAGGAGGAAGAAATCCAGCCTGGGGAGGAGAGGCCTATCAAAGTGGAGAGCCCACCCTTGGAAGAGTGGCCCTCTCCATGTGCGTCCCTGAAGGAGGAACTTTCCAACTCCTGGGAAGACTCCTCCTGTTCTCCTACCCCAAAGCCCAAGAAGTCCTACTGTGGGCTCAAGTCCCCAACCCGGTGTGTCTCAGAAATGCTGGTGACTAAgcggagagagaagagggaggtgagCCGGTCTCGGAGGAAACAGCATCTCCGGCCTCCCTGTCTGGATGAGCCTGAACTGCTCTTCTCAGAGGACCCCAGCACCTTGCGACCAGCCATGGAACCCCTCCTCCTGGCAGAATCTTCAGAGCCTACGCCCCAGCTCAGCTGCCCTCCCGAGGAAGGAGGACCTTTCAAGACCCCCATCAAAGAGACCTTGCCCGTCTCCTCCACTCCTAGCAAGTCTGTGCTCTCCAGAGACCCTGAGTCCTGGAGGCTCACACCCCCAGCCAAGGTTGGAGGCTTAGATTTCAGCCCAGTACGAACCCCCCAGGGCGCCTTTGGCCCCCTGCCTGACTCCCTGGGGCTAATGGAGCTGAATACCACACCTCTGAAAAGTGTCCCCCTCTTTGACTCGCCCAGGGAGCTCCTCAACTCAGAACCCTTTGACCTCGCCTCTGACCCATTCAGCAGCTCTCCGCCCCCACATCTGGAGGTCCCCAAGCCAGGTTCCCCTGAGCCACAGGCTCCCAGCCTCTCAGCCAACCGTTCTCTCACAGAAGGCCTGGTCCTGGACACAATGAATGACAGCCTCAGCAAGATCCTTCTGGACATCAGTTTCCCAGGCCTGGAGGACGACCCTCTAGGCCCTGACAACATCAACTGGTCTCAGTTCATCCCCGAGTTGAGATAG
- the Foxm1 gene encoding forkhead box protein M1 isoform X1: MMRTSPRRPLILKRRRLPLPTQNAPGEASEEEAKRPPAQQEPAQAQASQEAAESSSCKFPAGIKIINHPTMPNTQVVAIPNNADIQSIITALTAKGKESGSSGPNKFILISSGGTSSHPPGPQPQAQTSSDSKRTEVITETLGPKPAAKGVSVLKPPGTLPRQRQESCAGSEAAGCTLDSSLTNIQWLGKMSSDGLGPCSIKQEMEDKENCHLEQNQVKVEESSGTNTSWQDSVSERPPYSYMAMIQFAINSTEGKRMTLKDIYTWIEDHFPYFKHIAKPGWKNSIRHNLSLHDMFVRETSANGKVSFWTIHPSANRYLTLDQVFKPLEPGSPQSPEHLESQQKRPNPELRRNVTIKTELPMGARRKMKPLLPRVSSYLVPIQFPVNQSLVLQPSVKVPLPLAASLMSSELARHSKRVRIAPKVLLASEGIAPLPAAEPVKEEKPLLGEGLLPLLPIQSIKEEEIQPGEERPIKVESPPLEEWPSPCASLKEELSNSWEDSSCSPTPKPKKSYCGLKSPTRCVSEMLVTKRREKREVSRSRRKQHLRPPCLDEPELLFSEDPSTLRPAMEPLLLAESSEPTPQLSCPPEEGGPFKTPIKETLPVSSTPSKSVLSRDPESWRLTPPAKVGGLDFSPVRTPQGAFGPLPDSLGLMELNTTPLKSVPLFDSPRELLNSEPFDLASDPFSSSPPPHLEVPKPGSPEPQAPSLSANRSLTEGLVLDTMNDSLSKILLDISFPGLEDDPLGPDNINWSQFIPELR; encoded by the exons ATGATGAGAACCAGCCCCCGTCGGCCACTGATTCTCAAAAGACGGAGGCTGCCCCTTCCTACTCAAAATGCCCCGGGGGAAGCATCAGAGGAAGAAGCAAAGAGACCCCCTGCCCAGCAGGAGCCTGCTCAAGCACAGGCCTCCCAGGAGGCGGCGGAGTCCAGCTCTTGCAAGTTTCCAGCTGGAATCAAGATTATCAACCACCCCACCATGCCCAACACACAGGTGGTGGCCATCCCCAACAATGCTGATATCCAGAGCATCATCACAGCACTAACTGCCAAAGGGAAAGAGAGTGGCAGCAGCGGACCCAACAAGTTCATCCTCATTAGCTCTGGGGGGACCTCATCTCACCCTCCTGGTCCTCAGCCTCAAGCCCAAACCAGCAGTGATTCCAAGAGGACAGAGGTGATCACTGAGACTCTGGGACCAAAGCCAGcagctaagggtgtgtctgttcTCAAGCCGCCTGGAACCCTTCCAAGACAAAGGCAGGAAAGCTGTG CTGGCAGTGAAGCAGCAGGCTGCACGCTGGACAGCAGCTTAACCAATATTCAGTGGCTTGGCAAGATGAGTTCTGACGGGCTGGGCCCCTGCAGCATTAAGCAGGAGATGGAAGACAAGGAGAACTGTCACCTGGAGCAGAATCAGGTTAAG GTTGAAGAGTCCTCAGGAACTAACACATCTTGGCAAGACTCTGTGTCTGAAAGGCCACCCTACTCTTACATGGCCATGATACAGTTCGCCATCAACAGCACTGAGGGAAAGCGGATGACCTTGAAGGATATCTACACTTGGATTGAGGACCACTTCCCCTATTTTAAGCACATTGCCAAGCCAGGCTGGAAG AATTCCATTCGTCACAATCTTTCCCTCCACGACATGTTTGTACGGGAGACATCTGCCAATGGCAAGGTCTCTTTCTGGACCATTCACCCAAGTGCCAATCGCTACTTGACGTTGGACCAGGTGTTTAAG CCACTGGAACCAGGGTCTCCACAATCGCCCGAGCACTTGGAATCA CAGCAGAAACGACCCAATCCTGAGCTCCGTAGAAATGTGACCATCAAAACCGAACTCCCGATGGGCGCCC GTCGAAAGATGAAGCCGCTGCTCCCGAGGGTCAGCTCATACCTGGTGCCCATCCAGTTCCCAGTGAACCAGTCCCTGGTGCTGCAGCCCTCGGTGAAAGTGCCGTTGCCTCTGGCGGCTTCACTTATGAGCTCAGAACTTGCCCGTCACAGCAAGCGAGTCCGCATCGCACCCAAGGTGCTGCTAGCCAGCGAAGGGATAGCCCCACTTCCTGCTGCAGAACCCGTGAAGGAGGAGAAACCCCTGCTCGGCGAAgggctgctgcctctgcttccaattCAGTCTATTAAGGAGGAAGAAATCCAGCCTGGGGAGGAGAGGCCTATCAAAGTGGAGAGCCCACCCTTGGAAGAGTGGCCCTCTCCATGTGCGTCCCTGAAGGAGGAACTTTCCAACTCCTGGGAAGACTCCTCCTGTTCTCCTACCCCAAAGCCCAAGAAGTCCTACTGTGGGCTCAAGTCCCCAACCCGGTGTGTCTCAGAAATGCTGGTGACTAAgcggagagagaagagggaggtgagCCGGTCTCGGAGGAAACAGCATCTCCGGCCTCCCTGTCTGGATGAGCCTGAACTGCTCTTCTCAGAGGACCCCAGCACCTTGCGACCAGCCATGGAACCCCTCCTCCTGGCAGAATCTTCAGAGCCTACGCCCCAGCTCAGCTGCCCTCCCGAGGAAGGAGGACCTTTCAAGACCCCCATCAAAGAGACCTTGCCCGTCTCCTCCACTCCTAGCAAGTCTGTGCTCTCCAGAGACCCTGAGTCCTGGAGGCTCACACCCCCAGCCAAGGTTGGAGGCTTAGATTTCAGCCCAGTACGAACCCCCCAGGGCGCCTTTGGCCCCCTGCCTGACTCCCTGGGGCTAATGGAGCTGAATACCACACCTCTGAAAAGTGTCCCCCTCTTTGACTCGCCCAGGGAGCTCCTCAACTCAGAACCCTTTGACCTCGCCTCTGACCCATTCAGCAGCTCTCCGCCCCCACATCTGGAGGTCCCCAAGCCAGGTTCCCCTGAGCCACAGGCTCCCAGCCTCTCAGCCAACCGTTCTCTCACAGAAGGCCTGGTCCTGGACACAATGAATGACAGCCTCAGCAAGATCCTTCTGGACATCAGTTTCCCAGGCCTGGAGGACGACCCTCTAGGCCCTGACAACATCAACTGGTCTCAGTTCATCCCCGAGTTGAGATAG
- the Tex52 gene encoding testis-expressed protein 52: MTTSLKRSLQKPNMCEVSHVREPFLKMAHAREPFPTCQTWTQREFLLPREAKKLTGFTQQAFHKLVQKQPPCTDMKSMVHHQVISPWKDAAQHSWGFHTWLDVGRLPALFPSRPDKPYDSNVWRCLTHTNVQRLPPAQTAIPPPSRLGRHSFLTFINATPIFVDENRKNQVIARTVKELKEVKKLKLRSELRAPPLDIYGNILPPPNFKMSPHISDGGRREPWGLQILSNPLPNNFTRGWPCPNPQPHYQEKVLKLARLPSAPLNEELLKDYQALLTDRIAMPLSYLSMARPSKTSEKMSSGYA; the protein is encoded by the exons ATGACCACCAGCTTGAAAAGATCCCTCCAAAAGCCCAACATGTGTGAGGTGTCACATGTCAGAGAGCCTTTCCTGAAG ATGGCCCATGCCAGAGAACCCTTCCCAACCTGCCAGACCTGGACTCAGCGTGAATTCCTTCTCCCCAGAGAGGCCAAGAAGTTGACAGGCTTCACCCAGCAAGCCTTCCACAAACTGGTCCAGAAGCAGCCACCATGCACAGACATGAAGTCTATGGTGCACCACCAGGTAATCTCTCCTTGGAAGGATGCAGCCCAGCACTCCTGGGGCTTTCACACATGGCTCGACGTGGGACGTTTGCCTGCCCTCTTCCCCAGCAGGCCAGACAAACCCTATGACAGCAATGTCTGGCGCTGTCTGACTCACACCAATGTCCAGCGCCTCCCTCCGGCACAGACtgccatccctcctccctccaggcTGGGCCGCCACAGCTTCTTGACCTTCATCAATGCTACCCCAATCTTCGTGGACGAGAACAGGAAGAACCAGGTGATTGCAAGAACAGTGAAAGAACTGAAGGAGGTGAAGAAACTCAAGCTGAGAAGTGAACTAAGGGCCCCTCCACTCGACATCTATGGCAATATTCTGCCCCCACCAAACTTCAAGAT GTCCCCACACATATCTGATGGTGGAAGGCGTGAGCCTTGGGGCCTTCAGATCCTCTCCAACCCACTTCCCAATAATTTCACCAGGGGCTGGCCCTGCCCAAATCCACAGCCTCATTACCAGGAGAAGGTACTGAAACTGGCTCGGCTGCCCAGTGCGCCCCTGAACGAAGAGCTTCTGAAGGACTACCAAGCCCTGCTTACGGACCGGATTGCTATGCCCCTCTCTTACCTGTCCATGGCACGACCTTCTAAAACATCAGAGAAAATGAGTTCTGGATATGCGTAA